In Mus musculus strain C57BL/6J chromosome 1, GRCm38.p6 C57BL/6J, a single genomic region encodes these proteins:
- the Idh1 gene encoding isocitrate dehydrogenase [NADP] cytoplasmic, with translation MSRKIQGGSVVEMQGDEMTRIIWELIKEKLILPYVELDLHSYDLGIENRDATNDQVTKDAAEAIKKYNVGVKCATITPDEKRVEEFKLKQMWKSPNGTIRNILGGTVFREAIICKNIPRLVTGWVKPIIIGRHAYGDQYRATDFVVPGPGKVEITYTPKDGTQKVTYMVHDFEEGGGVAMGMYNQDKSIEDFAHSSFQMALSKGWPLYLSTKNTILKKYDGRFKDIFQEIYDKKYKSQFEAQKICYEHRLIDDMVAQAMKSEGGFIWACKNYDGDVQSDSVAQGYGSLGMMTSVLICPDGKTVEAEAAHGTVTRHYRMYQKGQETSTNPIASIFAWSRGLAHRAKLDNNTELSFFAKALEDVCIETIEAGFMTKDLAACIKGLPNVQRSDYLNTFEFMDKLGENLKAKLAQAKL, from the exons ATGTCCAGAAAAATCCAAGGAGGTTCTGTGGTGGAGATGCAAGGAGATGAAATGACACGAATCATTTGggaattgattaaggaaaaactTATTCTTCCCTATGTGGAACTGGATCTGCATag CTATGATTTAGGCATAGAGAATCGTGATGCCACCAATGACCAGGTCACCAAAGATGCTGCAGAGGCTATAAAGAAATACAACGTGGGCGTCAAGTGTGCTACCATCACCCCCGATGAGAAGAGGGTTGAAGAATTCAAGTTGAAACAAATGTGGAAATCCCCAAATGGCACCATCCGAAACATTCTGGGTGGCACTGTCTTCAGGGAAGCTATTATCTGCAAAAATATCCCCCGGCTAGTGACAGGCTGGGTAAAACCCATCATCATTGGCCGACATGCATATGGGGACCAA TACAGAGCAACTGATTTTGTTGTTCCTGGGCCTGGAAAAGTAGAGATAACCTACACACCAAAAGATGGAACTCAGAAGGTGACATACATGGTACATGACTTTGAAG AAGGTGGTGGTGTTGCCATGGGCATGTACAACCAGGATAAGTCAATTGAAGACTTTGCACACAGTTCCTTCCAAATGGCTCTGTCCAAGGGCTGGCCTTTGTATCTCAGCACCAAGAACACTATTCTGAAGAAGTATGATGGGCGTTTCAAAGACATCTTCCAGGAGATCTATGACAA GAAATACAAGTCCCAGTTTGAAGCTCAGAAGATCTGCTATGAACACAGGCTCATAGATGACATGGTGGCCCAAGCTATGAAGTCCGAGGGAGGCTTCATCTGGGCCTGTAAGAATTACGATGGGGATGTGCAGTCAGACTCAGTCGCCCAAG GTTATGGCTCCCTTGGCATGATGACCAGTGTGCTGATTTGTCCAGATGGTAAGACGGTAGAAGCAGAGGCTGCCCATGGCACTGTCACACGTCACTACCGCATGTACCAGAAAGGGCAAGAGACGTCCACCAACCCCATTG cTTCCATTTTTGCCTGGTCCCGAGGGTTAGCCCACAGAGCAAAGCTTGATAACAATACTGAGCTCAGCTTCTTCGCAAAGGCTTTGGAAGACGTCTGCATTGAGACCATTGAGGCTGGCTTTATGACTAAGGACTTGGCTGCTTGCATTAAAGGCTTACCCAA TGTACAACGTTCTGACTACTTGAATACATTTGAGTTTATGGACAAACTTGGAGAAAACTTGAAGGCCAAATTAGCTCAGGCCAAACTTTAA